Proteins encoded by one window of Nicotiana tabacum cultivar K326 chromosome 10, ASM71507v2, whole genome shotgun sequence:
- the LOC107829909 gene encoding uncharacterized protein LOC107829909 gives MASTALSQSLFSTLSSHRNLENGSLPLKRSMLKQSLVVSRSHSLKTHFKNSFITNCASPENDATSKSETPIELRYPAFPTVMDINQIREILPHRFPFLLVDRVIEYNPGVSAVAIKNVTINDNFFPGHFPERPIMPGVLMVEAMAQVGGIVMLQPEVGGSRENFFFAGVDKVRFRKPVVAGDTLVMRMTLIKLQKRFGIAKMEGKAYVGEDVVCEGEFLMAMGS, from the exons atggCTTCTACAGCTTTGTCACAATCTCTCTTCTCCACTCTCAGTTCTCATAGAAACCTTGAGAATGGCTCACTTCCTTTGAAAAGATCAATGCTCAAACAATCACTTGTTGTCTCAAGATCACATTCCTTGAAAACCCATTTCAAGAATAGCTTCATCACCAACTGTGCCTCTCCTGAAAATGATGCAACTTCCAAATCTGAAACCCCAATTGAATTGA GGTACCCAGCATTTCCTACTGTGATGGATATCAATCAGATTCGTGAGATTTTACCCCATCG ttttccatttctaCTAGTGGATAGAGTGATTGAATACAATCCGGGAGTGTCAGCTGTGGCTATAAAGAATGTGACAATTAACGATAACTTTTTTCCTGGTCATTTCCCTGAGAGACCAATCATGCCTGGTGTCCTCATGGTTGAG GCAATGGCACAAGTTGGCGGCATAGTTATGCTGCAACCTGAAGTGGGAGGCTCCCGGGAGAATTTCTTTTTTGCTGGAGTAGACAAAGTGAGGTTCAGGAAGCCAGTGGTGGCTGGAGATACTTTGGTAATGAGAATGACACTGATCAAGCTGCAAAAACGTTTTGGAATAGCGAAAATGGAAGGCAAGGCATATGTAGGAGAGGATGTGGTTTGTGAGGGTGAGTTCTTGATGGCTATGGGCAGTTAA